The stretch of DNA TCAGGTCGGCAGGGTCGGCGATTTCGCCGAGTTCGACGACGACGCTGTCGAAATCGTCATGCTCGTGGTCGTCCTCGCCGTCGTGGTGCGAGGGGCGGCTGGCAATGTCGTCTTCGGCAGCGGCGTTGAGGCCGAGGATTACGCGGGGATCGATGACACCGTCGGTCAGGTCGATGACCGGGAGCGGCCGTGCGGACTCGGCGGCGATCACGGCGCGCGCCTTGGCAACGCCTTCGGGGCCGGCGAGGTCGACCTTGGTCAGCAGTACGAGATCTGCGCAGGCGAGCTGGTCCTCGAACACTTCCGACAGCGGCGTCTCGTGGTCGACGCTGGGGTCTGCGGCGCGCTGGGCGTCGAGCGCGGCGACGTCGGGGGCGAAGCGACCGGCGGCGACCGCCTCTGCATCGGCCAGCGCGATGACGCCGTCGACGGTGATGCGCGAGCGGATCGCGGGCCAGTCGAATGCCTTCAGCAGCGGCTTGGGCAGCGCTAGGCCGGAGGTCTCGATCAGGATGTGGTCGGGGCGCGGGTCGAGTGCGAGCAGCGTTTCGACGGTCGGGATAAAGTCGTCGGCGACGGTGCAGCAGATGCAGCCATTGGCCAGCTCGACGACGTTTTCGGCGGGGCAATCGGGGATCGCGCAGCCCTTGAGGATGTCGCCGTCGATGCCGAGCGTGCCGAATTCGTTTACCACGACCGCGAGGCGGCGGCCGTTCGCGTTGCGGATCAGGTGGCTGATGAGCGTCGTCTTGCCGGCACCGAGGAAGCCGGTGACGATGGTGACGGGGACCTTTGAAAGATCGGACATGATTATTTCCTCGACGTCTGAAGCACACGCACGCGCGACCTTTCGGCCGCACGCGTTCGTCGCTCAGACGGAGTACCGTGCCGCGACCATCCCCTGGATCGTAGCAAGAGCGACCATTGCGCTGGCAGGTCTCCTGGCTCGCGGGTCGAGGCTCGACGTACGCCTTCCCAGGTTTTCACCCAGTGGCTGCCCTCCGAAACGAAGGGCGTGTGCATCTCGCTCACCGCTTACAGTTGCAGGGACAGCCGCGGCATTGGGAGGACATCCTCCCGCACCGCATTCCCATTCAAGCCCTTCCGGGCACCGGCGCGATCTGTGAGGTTCGGTGGAACCGAGCCTCCGGGGTGGGGTTAGAGGAATTCCGGGGGCGTGCCAATGCACTCCACCTCCGTCATCCTGACGAAAGTCAGGACCCAGAGCCACGCACGATTCGGTGCTTGGCTCTGGGTCCCGGGTCGAGCCCGGGATGACGAAGGTAATATTACCCGTGCACCACCTCGATCTCGTCGAAGCGTTTCCAGCGGTAGATGGCGAAGCTCAGGACCCAGCACAGCACGAACAGGCCGATGATCGCGAAGCCGAGGCCGTTGAAGTTCTCGCCGAGTGCGGCTGCCAGATCCCAGATGCCGCCGGTCAGGCCGAGCTTTGCGCCGAGCAGCGCGAGCGTCTCGATACCTCCGATCGCGATCGCGACTATGGCGGAGATCAGCGTGATGGTGATGTTGTAATAGAGCTTGCGGATCGGCTTCACGAACGCCCATTCGTACGCGCCTAGCATGACGACGCCGTCCGCCGTGTCGACCAGCGCCATGCCGGTCGCGAACAGCACGGGGAGGACGAGCACGGTGCCGATCGACAGACCGTCGGCGGCCTGGCTCGCGGAAAGGCCGAGGATCGCGACCTCCGTGGCGGTGTCGAAGCCGAGGCCGAACAGGAAGCCGAGCGGGGCCATGTGCCAGCTTCGGGTCACCAGCCGGAACATCGGGCGAAACAGCCGCGCGAGCAGGCCGCGACTGCCGAGCAGCAGGTCGAGATCCTCCTCGACATAGGTGCCGCCGCCGCGGACGTGGCCGAAGGTGCGCCAGACCGAGCGGAGGATGATGAGGTTCATCGCGGCGATCGTGAAGAGGAACAGCGCGGAGATCATCGTCGCGACCACGCCGCCGACCTGCTTGAACGCCTCGAACTGCGACAGTGCGCTGGCGGTGAGTGCGATCGCGACGGCAGCGATGAGCACGATCCCCGAATGGCCGATCGCGAACCAGAAGCCGACGGCGATCGGGCGCTGGCCTTCCTGCATGAGTTTGCGGGTTACGTTGTCGATCGCGGCGATGTGGTCGGCGTCGACTGCGTGACGCAGGCCCAATCCCCAGGCGAGCAAGGTCGTGCCGAGCATGAGGGGCTGCGCGTGGAACAGCGAGAATGCCCAGCCCCAGGCGGCGATATTTGCCGCGACCAGCCCTGCGAACAGCCAGCCGATGCGCTTGCGGGTCGAAACCCGCGTCGATCTCTCGAATGTTGAAGTCGTCATGCACAAACCCCGCAGCGTCCGACGAGGACCGGGGCCTGCCGCGAACGGCCGGGACATACGACGACCGGACGCCATGAGCGGCCGACGCACGACGCCGATGCGGCCCCCGCCACATGGTCGTCGCTCAGCCAGTGTCACGCAGGCGGCGTTCACCGTGCCTCGGCCACCCCCTGGACCGGGACAAGAGCGACCAGACGCCGGCAGGTCTCCTGGCTCGCGGGTCGTTGCTCGATGCACGCCTTCCCAGGCTTTGCGGCCCAGTGGCTGCCCTCGCGTAGAGGGCTCGTGCGTCTCGCTCGCCGCTTACAGTTGCAGGGACAGCCGCGGCATAGGACGGCGAACCGTCCGCACCGCATTCCCAATCAAGCCCTTCCGGGCACCGACGCGATCACGGGAAACGGCTGGAAGCCGCATCCCGCGCGATCGGTACCCTGCTTTCGCCAATGTGCCAACGGGCGTGCCAACGGGCGTGCTATTTC from Sphingomonas faeni encodes:
- a CDS encoding HoxN/HupN/NixA family nickel/cobalt transporter is translated as MTTSTFERSTRVSTRKRIGWLFAGLVAANIAAWGWAFSLFHAQPLMLGTTLLAWGLGLRHAVDADHIAAIDNVTRKLMQEGQRPIAVGFWFAIGHSGIVLIAAVAIALTASALSQFEAFKQVGGVVATMISALFLFTIAAMNLIILRSVWRTFGHVRGGGTYVEEDLDLLLGSRGLLARLFRPMFRLVTRSWHMAPLGFLFGLGFDTATEVAILGLSASQAADGLSIGTVLVLPVLFATGMALVDTADGVVMLGAYEWAFVKPIRKLYYNITITLISAIVAIAIGGIETLALLGAKLGLTGGIWDLAAALGENFNGLGFAIIGLFVLCWVLSFAIYRWKRFDEIEVVHG
- the cobW gene encoding cobalamin biosynthesis protein CobW is translated as MSDLSKVPVTIVTGFLGAGKTTLISHLIRNANGRRLAVVVNEFGTLGIDGDILKGCAIPDCPAENVVELANGCICCTVADDFIPTVETLLALDPRPDHILIETSGLALPKPLLKAFDWPAIRSRITVDGVIALADAEAVAAGRFAPDVAALDAQRAADPSVDHETPLSEVFEDQLACADLVLLTKVDLAGPEGVAKARAVIAAESARPLPVIDLTDGVIDPRVILGLNAAAEDDIASRPSHHDGEDDHEHDDFDSVVVELGEIADPADLTAKIEALARSADILRVKGYAAVAGKPMRLLVQAVGARVRTQYDRPWRAGEPRRTQLVVIAEHDRIDEARIKAALDA